Part of the Cohnella candidum genome, TTAGGATCGTTTCCTGGATCGCGTCGGCCACATCTTCGTCCTGTCGCAGCATAGAACGCGCCATTTTGTACAATTCCAACTGCGAGTCACGGATCAGTCTCGAGAATGCTTCGCGATCCCCGGACGCTGCGAGCCTAATATCCGTATGCCGAATCCCATCGTTCATACTCGGCCTCCTTTCTTTCTATTTCGTTAGAGGCGCGGGTTCCCCATTCGGTTCCCATGCGGTATAATAAAAAGTAATTTGAAGGCCATGCTGTCTGCTGAACAAGCCAGGCACAACCTCGGAACGCGTTTGCGGGAGGTTGTGCTTTTTTGCGTCCATCGCAGCAGTTCCACCGAGGAAACAAGGAGGAATTTCATATGCTCAAGGAAGCGATTTACCACCGTCCGAAAAACAACTGGTCCTACGCCTACGACCGTCGCAACATTCATATCCGCATCCGCACCAAGCGGGGAGACGTCGAACGGGTGGACCTGCTCCACGGGGATAAGTACAATTGGCACGTCATCGGGCACGAAACGACGGCGATGCGCGTGTTCGCGCAGGATGCGCTGTTCGATTATTGGCAAGCCGAGGTACAGCCGCAGTACCGCCGCCTCAAATACGGGTTTCTCCTGCAAGCCGGCAAAGAGAAGCTGTGGCTCAACGAGCAAGGCTTCCACGAGAAAGAGCCGAATCACAATTTGTATTTCGAGTTTCCGTTCCTCAATCCTGCCGACGTGTTTCAACCTTCGGCTTGGGTAAAGGATGCGGTGTTCTATCAGATCTTCCCGGAGAGGTTCGCCAACGGGGATCGGTCCAACGATCCGGAAGGCGTCGAGCCTTGGGGCGGGGAACCGGAGCCGTTCAACTATTTCGGCGGCGACCTGCAGGGGGTCATCGACCATCTCGACCATCTGGAGCGGCTCGGCGTGAACGCGATCTACTTCAACCCGCTGTTTGCCGCGAGAACGAACCACAAATACGATACCGAGGATTATTTGAAGGTCGACGCGCATTTCGGCACGAACGAAACGTTGAAGGAACTCGTAAAGGAATGCCATTCCCGCGGGATCCGCGTGCTGCTGGACGCCGTGTTCAACCATAGCGGCCGCACGTTCGCTCCGTTCGTCGATGTGCTGGAGAAAGGCGCCGATTCCAAGTACGCGGATTGGTTCCACGTCCGTGAGTTCCCGCTCGAGGTGCGGGACGGCATCCCCACCTACGACGCGTTCGCTTTCGAAAAGCACATGCCGAAGCTCAACACGGAAAATGAGGATGTCCAAAAATATCTGCTCGAGGTCGCGCGCTACTGGATCGAGGAAGTCGACGTTGACGGATGGCGGCTGGACGTGGCCAACGAGGTTGACCACCGTTTTTGGCGTAAGTTCCGCGAGGTCGTGAAGGCCGCGAAGCCGGAAGCTTACATTCTCGGCGAGATTTGGCATGACTCCCTGCCGTGGCTGGGCGGCGATCAGTTCGACGCGGTCATGAACTACCCGCTGACGGAAGCGATCCTTGATTATGCGGTGCGAGGAACACGGGACGGCCGACAGTTCGCCGACCTGGCCGGGTACCTGCTGGCCGCTTATCCGCAGCAGGCGACGGAGGCGGCGTTCAACTTGCTGGGGAGCCACGACACTCCTCGCCTGCTGACCCTGAGCCAAGGGGATAAGCGGAAGGTGCGGCTGGGCTCGGTCATCCAATTCACGATGGCCGGCACTCCCTGTATCTACTATGGCGACGAGATCGGCATGGACGGCGGACAGGATCCGGGTTGCCGTAAATGTATGGTATGGGAAGAGGATAAGCAGGACGCCGAGCTGTTCGCGTTTTTCGCGGAGCTGGTGCGATTGCGCAAAGCGCATCGGGCGCTGCGGGACGGAAGCTTCGAGATGCTGTCGTCCGAGGAGGGCCGGTCCGCGATCGCGTATTTGCGGGAAGCGGACGGCGAGCGCTTCATCGTTGCGCTGAACGCGGGCAAGCGCAAGGCTTCGCTGGCGGTCGCGCTGCCGGAAGCTGCTGCGCCGGAGGTTGTGTTCGGCGAAGGAACCGCCGAGCTCCGCGGGCGAAAGCTGCATGTTGCGCTGCCGCCGCTGGGGTACGCGATCGTTAGAGTGTTATAGGAAGCGAAATTACGAAATGGACTGGAGAATCTCCAGTCCATTTTCATTTATTGGATGATTTGGATACGTGGAGTGGAAATCCTGCAGTTTAATTCGACTCAACAGCGGGGAGACGCCTCTCCCCGCCGATTCTACTGGAGTATTTCCATTTTAATTGAGGTGTTGTTGTCTTCAAACCGGAATAAGCAGGAGGTTTTCCAGTCCGCGCTTGAACATAGTTGGAATTTCTCCCACTAATTCGGCGCAAACCGGTCGTTCCCGGGCAAACTGCTAATCTTCAAGACATAGCAAAAACCCCGTTTGCCGGAAGGGGGTCCGGCATAACGGGGTTTTTCGCATTACATTCTCAAGGCTTTAAAACGGCGGTCGAGTACGGCGGCAGCGCCAATTGGCCGTCTTTCAGCTCTGCCTTCTCGTCCGTCGTGAAGGCGATCTTCGCATACTCGGTCGGATCGGCCTTCGAAGACTTGATCGCCACGGTCTGCGGCTTGCCCGACAAGTTCGTCAGCACGAGCCGCTTCTCCTCGCCCGCGCCGCGGGTGTACGCCATTACGGAGGCGTTATCCGCATCGTATTCGCCGATGACGTTGCTGCGCAACGCAGCATCCTGAGAACGCCAGGAGATCAGCGTCCGATAACGGTCCAGAAGGGAGCCGGGGGTCTCCACTTCCGCTTCGACCGATACCGAACCGTCTCCGCGTCCGGTCGCCGGTTCCCATTTCGTCTCCTCGGGATCGCCGGGGGCGCGCTTCCACGGAAATGGCTCGCGGATCCGCTCGTCCGGCTTGTCGCCGGTCATGCCGAGCTCTTCGCCGTAGTAGATGAACGGTTTGCCCGGCATCGTCAGGAGCATGGCGGCCGCGGTTTTGGCATGGTCCAAATTGCCTTTCAAGGCCGTCATGACGCGCGTTTGGTCATGATTGGACAAGATCGGCGCTTCGATGAATTTGCCGTCGGATTGCTTGTTATAGAATTCATGGATGCGGGACAACGTGTATCCCAGGTTCGACGCGCTTTCGTTCTGGGCGGCGCCGATGAGGTTGCCGGCCAGATCGAAGTTGAACGCCGAGTCGAGCGCCTTCAGGAAAGGGCCGACTCTCGCGGTAGCGTCCCATACCTCTCCGACCAAGTAAACGTCCGGCTTTACCTGCTGCATCGCCTGCTTGAACTCCGACCACCAAGCGACGCTCTTGTTCAGCGTCTTGTTGTTCTTGTCGGTGTTCAAATCCTCGTAGATATGCTTTGCCGCATCCAGCCGGAAGCCGTCGACCCCCTGCTCGAGCCAGAACTTGCCGACGGAGATGATCTCCTGCCGGACGGCCGGCTCGTCGAAGTTCAAGTCCGGCATGCCTTCCCAGAAAATCCCGAGATAATGGCTGCCGTTCTTCTCGTGCCAGGCTTCCGAAGCGCCCGCGGCGCTGGAGCCGGCCGTTTCGCGGCCGGAATCCTCCGCCCATACGTACCAGTTCCGGTGTGCGCTGTCCTTGCCGGAAGCGGAATCGATGAACCACGGATTCTCGGAGCTCGTATGGTTCACGACGAGGTCCATGATCACCTTGATTCCGCGTTTATGCGCTTCGGACACGAGTTTCTTCAAATCGTCCATCGTGCCGTAATCCGGGTTCACCGCGCGATAGTCCGTCACGTCGTAACCATGGTAGGAAGGCGATGGGTTGATCGGCATCAGCCAGATGCCGTCAACGCCGAGATCGTTGCCTTCGCCCGGCCTGCCGTCGTTCAGGTAATCCAGCTTCGCGGTGATTCCGTTCAAATCGCCGATGCCGTCGCCGTTCGAATCGGCGAACGACCGGACGAAAA contains:
- a CDS encoding alpha-glycosidase, which produces MLKEAIYHRPKNNWSYAYDRRNIHIRIRTKRGDVERVDLLHGDKYNWHVIGHETTAMRVFAQDALFDYWQAEVQPQYRRLKYGFLLQAGKEKLWLNEQGFHEKEPNHNLYFEFPFLNPADVFQPSAWVKDAVFYQIFPERFANGDRSNDPEGVEPWGGEPEPFNYFGGDLQGVIDHLDHLERLGVNAIYFNPLFAARTNHKYDTEDYLKVDAHFGTNETLKELVKECHSRGIRVLLDAVFNHSGRTFAPFVDVLEKGADSKYADWFHVREFPLEVRDGIPTYDAFAFEKHMPKLNTENEDVQKYLLEVARYWIEEVDVDGWRLDVANEVDHRFWRKFREVVKAAKPEAYILGEIWHDSLPWLGGDQFDAVMNYPLTEAILDYAVRGTRDGRQFADLAGYLLAAYPQQATEAAFNLLGSHDTPRLLTLSQGDKRKVRLGSVIQFTMAGTPCIYYGDEIGMDGGQDPGCRKCMVWEEDKQDAELFAFFAELVRLRKAHRALRDGSFEMLSSEEGRSAIAYLREADGERFIVALNAGKRKASLAVALPEAAAPEVVFGEGTAELRGRKLHVALPPLGYAIVRVL
- a CDS encoding alpha-amylase family glycosyl hydrolase; the encoded protein is MSRLKRIVSVVSVLALSAAVAACSVGGGGGKNDKPKASAQSNVYYEIFVRSFADSNGDGIGDLNGITAKLDYLNDGRPGEGNDLGVDGIWLMPINPSPSYHGYDVTDYRAVNPDYGTMDDLKKLVSEAHKRGIKVIMDLVVNHTSSENPWFIDSASGKDSAHRNWYVWAEDSGRETAGSSAAGASEAWHEKNGSHYLGIFWEGMPDLNFDEPAVRQEIISVGKFWLEQGVDGFRLDAAKHIYEDLNTDKNNKTLNKSVAWWSEFKQAMQQVKPDVYLVGEVWDATARVGPFLKALDSAFNFDLAGNLIGAAQNESASNLGYTLSRIHEFYNKQSDGKFIEAPILSNHDQTRVMTALKGNLDHAKTAAAMLLTMPGKPFIYYGEELGMTGDKPDERIREPFPWKRAPGDPEETKWEPATGRGDGSVSVEAEVETPGSLLDRYRTLISWRSQDAALRSNVIGEYDADNASVMAYTRGAGEEKRLVLTNLSGKPQTVAIKSSKADPTEYAKIAFTTDEKAELKDGQLALPPYSTAVLKP